The Leptospira montravelensis nucleotide sequence CAACAAACGAAAAGTGTAGAAGAGAATAACAAAGTTGTCTATGGGAAACCCTTCACCTTACTCAACGTTAGAATGGAGAAAAAATTCTTCGAAGGAAGGATGTCTCTGTTTTTAGGAGTGGACAACGTCCTAGACCAATACGAGCTTACTTACAATCCTATTCGTCCCAGGTTTTACTATGGTGGACTCCAAGCCACTTTTTGAACATAATTCGCTTAAGACAAGTTTTGTTGTTTTTGTTCTTTATTGTTTTTCAGGACTAGAACTGTACTCCGATGAATCTAAGTTAAACGCAAAACAAACCAAAGTTTTAAAAGAATCTTTTTCCTATTTGGAAACTTTAGAACCGAAACGAATCAAAATCGACAAACCTACTTACAATCGCCTCACTCAATTCGAATCTATTTTTAAATTTGCTTTTTCTGGGAAAAAACTTTCTCGTTGGATCCAGTCTCGGATTAACAAATATTCATACGGTTCCACAGGAGAATTCATAGCCATGTACCAAGACGGCGATGTATTACTTGGGCGAGCCTTTTTTAGTTTAAATCGTTTGGATCGGGTTTTAGTGCTTTTACACGAAGCAAGACATGCAGACGGAAAAAATTATGGCCACGTGGTGTGTCCCGAAAACTTTCAATTCCTTAATCCACGCGATTGGAAGATCCATCCTGCGGGGAAAAAAGGGTGTGACTCCGTGCCGGATGGAAGTTATGGAATCACTGCAGCCTTTTTATTTGAATTAGGTGCTTACGGGTACCTCAACCAAACAGAAGCCGCACATCGCTTTAATTCTGAAATCTCTCGTGTCATTCGAGACTAATATACACAGGCTTGTTTCAGTTCTGGATTTTCCGCAATTTTCGTTTTTAGCCGAGATAAGATAATTTTCGATCTAATTTTAGATTCTTCCCCTTTTGTAGGTTCAAAAATAAAAGAATGTTTTTCCTTCATTAGTTTTCCTAACTCATTGCTATGAGTAGGACAACCTAACAAAGAAGCTATGGCTCGAATTCTTTCGCCTGAGCCTTTAGCAGTTTCTAATTCCAAAGGTTCTTCATTATAGGCCACAAATACTTCTTGGGCTCGGTCGGCACGGACAATTCCATCAGTGGTGCAATTAGAAGTTCCAGAAGTGATTCCAAATGTTTGAGAGGATAAACTTACATTCGTTGTCGCAGCTAACACTTGCCCGATATCATTTTTCCATGCGGGAACCATAGACCCAAGACCACAACCTGCCATTCCATACGGTTCTGCTGAGACAAAATTAGGAAATATAAATAATGATAAGCTAACAATTGCTAGTTGATAATTTAAAAAGTAAGTTTTGTTAAGACTAAACATAAAACCTCAAAAATTAAATAGAAAATAAAGAATCGGAATTACGTTCGATTTGAGGAAGGCGATTTCCATAAGCCAAAATTTCTCCCTTCATGGAGAGAACTGCCCAGGTTTTTTCCTCTTTGGTTTTGGTTTGCATTGATTGGAGCATTGTATTGGTGAAAGACTCCAATTTTTGATGAAGAACGGTATTGGGAACTGGTGACGGTTTCTTTTCTTGTGCTTCAGTTGATCTCATGCAAATTGTTTTCCCGGTTGTCTTTAAGATCGGCGGGAGGGCCGGAATGACTAAAGTTTAAAAACTCCAAAAAAGGAGTCAAGAAGAGACATAATTCTGAAGAGGAAAAATGAAAACTCTAAGTTCTCCTTTTCCCGAACGATCGGAATGCCAAACTTGACCAAAAACCACCTGTTACGAGGACGACTTTGCTTACCCCTCAGATCAATCTGTTCAAAAAATCAAATCCCCTTCAAGCCCAAGTTTTGGCAAATACCCGTTTGACTCCCGAACCAGGAAAAGGAAAGCGCCCATCAAAAGAAGGCGATTCTGCGGTACATCGGATCACGATTGCTATCGACCATAATACTTATCCTTATATGATCGGGCAAAGTGCCGGAATCATTCCTCCAGGTGTAGATCCGGAAAAAGAAGCTAAGGGTTCGGCCGACCCATCGTATACCATCCGGCTGTATTCTATTGCTTCCCCATCTTTTAGTTTTGGGCAAACCAAGGACAATATTGAATTTGTGGTCAAAAGAGACAATGTGTACGATGAAAATGGAAATCTTCTCCATAAAGGAGTTTGTTCCAATTATCTTTGTGACTTAAAACCAGGTGACACAGTCACGATGACTGGTCCCGCTGGAAAAAAATTCCTACTTCCACAAACTGACTTTTCTGGTGATATTTTCTTTTTTGCTACAGGAACTGGAATTAGTCCTTTTTTTGGAATGGTGGAAGAACTTCTGGTTCAAAAACTAATTAACTTTCAGGGAAATGTATGGTTAATCTACGGAGCACCATATTCAGATGAAATCGTACTTCGCGATTATTTTGAAGATATGTCCAAAAACCATTCCAACTTCCATTTCGTAACAGCGATTAGCCGAGAAGATAAAAATTCCTTTGATGGCGGAAAGATGTACATCACTCACCGCGCAAAAGAAAATGCCGAATCCATTAAAAATGCTGTCAATGGAAACGGTAAGTTTTATATTTGTGGCGGTCCTAAGGGAATGGAAAAAGGAGTCATACAAGAAATCATATCTGCTTGCGGAACTGATCTTTCGTATGATGATTTCAAAAAACACCTAGAGGAAAAAGAACAACTTTTTGTAGAGACGTACTAAAATGGCAAAAACAGGAATCATTCGAGACATTGACAAAGGGCGAGGAGAAGTCATCCGCGTGGAAATCTCCGAATACAAAGGCCAAACTTTTTTTAACATTCGAGTTTGGTATACCGATCCCAACGGAGAACTAAAACCCACTCAAAAAGGAATCGCAATCGCGCCAGGTTTAGTTGGTGATTTAAAAGAAGCGATCGAAGAAGCAGAACGTTGGTTGGCATAACCAACTAACTGTTTTTATCTCCTTCGTTTGCATAAATAATCCTCTGTAAAATTTCATTGGCAGAGGAAACATTTTCAGCCACGCGAATGTGGTTGTACAACCTAGTGATTTCAAAAATTTTTTTTACTGAATCATGGATGTTGGCAACCACAAGTTCTCCACCCCGTCTCCTGAGCCAACCCACAATCTGAATCACCATTCCAATCGCAGAAGAATCAATATGAGATGTATTGGAAAAATCAAATATTACATACCGAAAACCTTCAGAAATCTTTTGTTCCATAAAAAGTTTTATCTCGGGGCATTTGTACAAATCAATATCACCAGTGACTCTGTATTCCAAAATTTCATCATGAACTAACACATCTTTTAAATCCAACTTTTCTGGACCTTTCATCATGATCTGTGAATTCATAAATAAATGTTTGTTCAAATCATCTGATTTTGTTGTAATTTTTGTTTCTAAAACCTGGAGACGACCAAGGACTGAACCCAGTGCATTCGGAGCAAAGTGTAAATTATTTTTAATGTCCTGAATAAGACCAAATAACAATGCTTTGGCGTCTTCTACATGACCACGTTTGATAAAATCGGTAATTTCTTTGATCCCTGTAGTTGCATTGGCAATCAAAATCTCAACTAATACATCAGGGTCTTGTTTTCCTTTGTTGTTTCCTTTGGGAAACTCAAAGTTTTCTTTTACAGATTCTAAGGCATTTTGTTGTAACAAATTATAATAAGATACGTTTACTTCACATAAAGGGGAATCTGTTTGGTTTAATCGATCATCTATTTCCAATCGTAACACTAAGTTGCGGATATCATCGGCTCTGAGATCACCTAATTGGAGATTGATTTTTTGTCTGGAAATGGTTTT carries:
- a CDS encoding DUF3015 domain-containing protein, which codes for MFSLNKTYFLNYQLAIVSLSLFIFPNFVSAEPYGMAGCGLGSMVPAWKNDIGQVLAATTNVSLSSQTFGITSGTSNCTTDGIVRADRAQEVFVAYNEEPLELETAKGSGERIRAIASLLGCPTHSNELGKLMKEKHSFIFEPTKGEESKIRSKIILSRLKTKIAENPELKQACVY
- a CDS encoding FAD-binding oxidoreductase, with translation MLTPQINLFKKSNPLQAQVLANTRLTPEPGKGKRPSKEGDSAVHRITIAIDHNTYPYMIGQSAGIIPPGVDPEKEAKGSADPSYTIRLYSIASPSFSFGQTKDNIEFVVKRDNVYDENGNLLHKGVCSNYLCDLKPGDTVTMTGPAGKKFLLPQTDFSGDIFFFATGTGISPFFGMVEELLVQKLINFQGNVWLIYGAPYSDEIVLRDYFEDMSKNHSNFHFVTAISREDKNSFDGGKMYITHRAKENAESIKNAVNGNGKFYICGGPKGMEKGVIQEIISACGTDLSYDDFKKHLEEKEQLFVETY
- a CDS encoding transcriptional coactivator p15/PC4 family protein, whose translation is MAKTGIIRDIDKGRGEVIRVEISEYKGQTFFNIRVWYTDPNGELKPTQKGIAIAPGLVGDLKEAIEEAERWLA
- a CDS encoding anti-sigma factor antagonist (This anti-anti-sigma factor, or anti-sigma factor antagonist, belongs to a family that includes characterized members SpoIIAA, RsbV, RsfA, and RsfB.) — its product is MFMYVEAKLEYPLIQEKELQENHLLLRFRTPANPKIAERKPLVIGLAVDKSWSMKGEKMEAVIEASCALVNWLTRHDAVSIIAYSADVQLIQPVTHLTEKVSVTDKIRNIQVATSTNLSGGWLSALKSLSLSKIPNSYKRVLLLTDGNPTSGIKERDALVKIAADHLAMGISTTTIGVGNDFNEEMLVEIAKAGGGNFHYIDNPEKASDIFFDEFGDIGALYAQAIDVELQLAPGVRLKQVLSETSHQILEEFDEFLGDSKTISRQKINLQLGDLRADDIRNLVLRLEIDDRLNQTDSPLCEVNVSYYNLLQQNALESVKENFEFPKGNNKGKQDPDVLVEILIANATTGIKEITDFIKRGHVEDAKALLFGLIQDIKNNLHFAPNALGSVLGRLQVLETKITTKSDDLNKHLFMNSQIMMKGPEKLDLKDVLVHDEILEYRVTGDIDLYKCPEIKLFMEQKISEGFRYVIFDFSNTSHIDSSAIGMVIQIVGWLRRRGGELVVANIHDSVKKIFEITRLYNHIRVAENVSSANEILQRIIYANEGDKNS